A window of Candidatus Gorgyraea atricola contains these coding sequences:
- the murB gene encoding UDP-N-acetylmuramate dehydrogenase, which produces MLKRNYKRLLSQHTSLRIGGPAFCWLEPGNFDEVLEVISLANLDNRSLTVVGNGTNLLVHDKGFDGLIMNLGREFDSIEQETGEIVSVGAAAPLAQVVNRCAEFGLRGCEFLSGIPGSFGGSVFMNAGVRDVGDAGVYREIKDIIVDVDVVDLKDKTRKNMKPDEINFGYRSCGLDGKCILGARIRLEKDTTRAVNSRIDSFMKARQWIQELSFPSAGSVFKNPDASTPAGRLIDECGLKGAQAGGAEISRVHANFIVNTGNAMAKDVLELIRLAKGSVKDKFGIELELELKII; this is translated from the coding sequence ATGTTAAAACGTAATTATAAGAGATTACTTTCGCAACACACTAGCCTTAGGATAGGCGGGCCTGCGTTTTGTTGGCTAGAGCCAGGGAATTTTGACGAAGTCCTGGAGGTTATTTCGCTGGCAAACTTAGACAATAGGTCTTTGACTGTGGTTGGGAATGGTACAAATCTCCTGGTGCACGATAAAGGCTTTGACGGCTTGATCATGAATCTCGGCAGGGAATTTGATTCGATAGAGCAAGAGACTGGCGAGATAGTGAGCGTCGGCGCGGCAGCGCCTCTTGCGCAGGTAGTAAATAGATGCGCTGAGTTTGGACTTAGGGGGTGTGAATTCCTCTCAGGCATTCCTGGTTCTTTTGGGGGGAGCGTATTTATGAATGCAGGGGTGCGTGACGTAGGAGATGCAGGGGTATATAGAGAGATAAAGGATATAATAGTGGATGTGGATGTCGTGGACTTAAAAGATAAGACGCGAAAAAATATGAAGCCTGACGAAATAAATTTTGGATATCGCTCGTGCGGTCTTGACGGGAAATGTATTTTAGGCGCCAGGATCAGATTGGAAAAAGATACGACAAGAGCGGTCAATAGCCGCATAGATTCTTTTATGAAAGCCAGGCAATGGATTCAAGAACTGAGTTTCCCGTCAGCAGGAAGTGTGTTTAAAAATCCAGATGCTTCGACCCCTGCAGGAAGATTAATAGACGAGTGCGGATTAAAAGGCGCCCAGGCAGGCGGCGCAGAGATCTCAAGGGTACATGCGAATTTCATAGTAAACACTGGCAATGCAATGGCAAAGGATGTGCTGGAATTAATAAGATTAGCAAAGGGATCTGTTAAAGATAAGTTTGGCATAGAGCTGGAGTTGGAGTTAAAGATAATATGA
- a CDS encoding D-alanine--D-alanine ligase gives MKKRVGVLMGGPSSEHDISIKSGKAVCKALLNEGMDAVPIELVELGQAQAMNGYREEARRLIQSYNIEIAFIALHGGFGEDGAIQELLEEMHIPYTGSKVSASKLGIDKIGSRNIFKRHNIPMPRYAAINKAVLDKALDPRVYFKELGTPLVIKPSHEGSSIGLTIVDSEKDFRRALEDAFKYSEDVLIEEYVRGREITVGIFDERPLPVVEIVPKKRFFDFEAKYKKGLTEYRVPAEIEKRKYAESQKIALMAHKALAARFFSRVDMILSEKGVPVVLELNTIPGLTEMSLLPKAARSSGIDFQKLVLKITESALW, from the coding sequence ATGAAAAAGCGCGTTGGCGTCTTAATGGGCGGACCTTCTTCTGAACACGATATATCAATAAAATCAGGAAAAGCAGTCTGCAAGGCATTGCTCAATGAAGGCATGGATGCTGTACCTATAGAGTTGGTAGAACTAGGCCAGGCTCAGGCCATGAACGGTTACAGGGAAGAGGCGAGGCGTCTGATCCAATCGTATAATATAGAGATTGCTTTTATAGCGCTTCATGGAGGATTTGGCGAAGATGGTGCCATACAAGAGCTTCTCGAAGAGATGCATATACCTTATACAGGGAGTAAGGTTAGTGCGTCAAAGCTGGGCATAGATAAGATCGGCTCGAGAAATATTTTTAAGAGGCATAATATACCTATGCCGCGCTATGCAGCAATAAATAAGGCCGTCCTTGACAAAGCACTAGACCCAAGGGTATATTTTAAAGAACTAGGCACGCCTCTTGTTATAAAGCCTTCACATGAAGGCTCCAGCATCGGGCTTACTATAGTGGATTCAGAAAAGGATTTTCGTAGAGCTCTTGAAGATGCATTTAAATATAGTGAAGACGTGCTGATAGAAGAATACGTGCGAGGTCGCGAGATCACTGTAGGTATATTTGACGAGAGGCCGTTGCCTGTAGTCGAGATAGTGCCAAAGAAGAGATTTTTTGATTTTGAGGCAAAATATAAAAAAGGACTTACTGAATACAGGGTGCCTGCGGAAATAGAAAAACGCAAATACGCAGAGTCTCAGAAAATAGCACTCATGGCGCACAAGGCCCTGGCTGCGCGTTTTTTTTCCAGGGTCGATATGATATTGAGTGAAAAGGGCGTACCTGTGGTGTTAGAGCTTAATACAATACCAGGCCTTACTGAGATGAGCCTGCTTCCAAAGGCAGCGCGCTCATCTGGTATTGATTTCCAAAAACTGGTATTAAAAATTACGGAGTCCGCATTATGGTAA
- a CDS encoding cell division protein FtsQ/DivIB has protein sequence MVKLKKQKPRFRKKRFTFSPRPKNRFILILKFLIAVAIVGAVGFGFVRLKDMFGQTSQFTVKGIEVKLYDENGYLRDLSLTNISNEDIVGANIFFMDLKDLKQKIEAAHPEFKDIAIRRLLPNKLIVKANLRKPIAQIRSDRYYFVDEEGILLPDVKNFPDPGLPIIGGVGMNLAKAQAAKFSDFEKEKIDKAIGLIGEIHGVEGLAAYRLKVVDIADPGNLSFFFDDVNIEIKIGNEDFRNRLDVLVTVLEQISMDMDKFKYVDLRFEDPIVGPR, from the coding sequence ATGGTAAAGCTAAAAAAACAAAAACCACGTTTCAGAAAGAAAAGATTTACATTTTCACCTCGTCCCAAAAATCGCTTTATCCTCATCCTTAAATTCTTGATTGCAGTAGCGATTGTGGGCGCGGTCGGTTTTGGGTTTGTCAGGCTCAAAGACATGTTTGGCCAGACCAGTCAGTTTACAGTAAAGGGTATCGAGGTAAAGCTATATGATGAAAACGGCTATCTGCGAGACCTTTCACTGACGAACATCTCCAATGAAGACATCGTAGGCGCTAACATATTTTTTATGGATCTAAAAGATCTGAAGCAGAAGATAGAGGCTGCCCATCCAGAGTTTAAAGATATTGCGATCAGGAGACTTTTACCTAATAAATTGATCGTAAAGGCGAATCTGCGAAAACCGATCGCGCAGATCCGCTCAGACAGGTATTATTTTGTCGACGAGGAAGGGATCCTGCTGCCGGATGTAAAGAATTTTCCAGATCCAGGGCTCCCCATAATCGGGGGCGTGGGCATGAATCTTGCCAAGGCGCAGGCCGCTAAGTTCAGTGACTTTGAAAAGGAGAAGATAGATAAGGCCATTGGTCTTATAGGCGAGATACATGGTGTCGAAGGTCTGGCAGCGTACAGGCTGAAGGTAGTAGATATAGCTGATCCAGGCAATCTCTCATTTTTCTTTGATGATGTTAATATTGAGATAAAGATAGGCAATGAGGATTTTCGTAATAGACTCGATGTGCTTGTGACAGTGCTCGAGCAGATCAGCATGGATATGGATAAGTTTAAATATGTTGACCTGCGTTTCGAAGATCCAATAGTGGGCCCGAGGTAA
- the ftsA gene encoding cell division protein FtsA, whose protein sequence is MYKDPVCGLDIGASSIRALILEPRPSDGKEKILGSAETPTKGFSKGVVSNLGLLSDIIEETISKAEATAHCRIRKVITNISGVHIRTFKSRGSVHISDRPSEITEKDLARCIESARLIAMSLDREVIHLIPERFYIDDKMEITEPVGLFGSKLDVDLNIVTSLVSILQNITKAINMGGYEVEDIITSGAATSLAIFGDKELQEGAVIIDVGKDHTEASLFSDKKLRDCFYFPFGSNDLTMVLQDRFRMMFEDAEKLRIKCGIITKSGPGYEDAQSDQNRSGGNWVDSDSLSAGARLSRREVSNLLFPKVEEIMQEVYKKIEPFARQRKKVPYIRVVGGPSKMDGFIEAVEEVFNMPMEMARIYNTSEMQDTTFACALGLARFGASKRLEKKSSAISNNSNFAGKIISKIQSLLSEYF, encoded by the coding sequence ATGTACAAGGATCCTGTTTGCGGATTAGATATAGGCGCTTCGTCGATCAGGGCGCTAATACTAGAGCCGAGACCCTCAGATGGCAAGGAGAAGATACTGGGATCTGCAGAAACCCCTACAAAGGGTTTTTCAAAAGGCGTGGTCTCAAATCTTGGGCTACTCTCTGATATAATAGAAGAGACCATCTCAAAGGCAGAGGCTACTGCGCATTGCAGGATCAGAAAAGTCATTACCAACATCTCCGGCGTGCACATAAGGACATTTAAAAGTCGCGGCTCTGTCCATATCTCAGATAGGCCGAGCGAGATCACTGAAAAGGATTTAGCCAGATGCATTGAATCAGCAAGGCTCATAGCAATGTCGCTTGATAGAGAAGTGATACATCTCATACCAGAGCGATTTTATATCGATGATAAAATGGAGATCACCGAGCCTGTAGGACTTTTTGGTTCAAAGCTGGATGTCGACTTGAATATCGTTACATCCCTTGTCAGTATATTGCAGAATATTACAAAGGCAATTAATATGGGAGGCTATGAGGTGGAGGATATAATTACCTCAGGCGCAGCTACCAGCCTGGCGATATTTGGTGATAAAGAATTACAGGAAGGCGCGGTGATCATTGATGTGGGAAAGGATCATACAGAGGCGTCTTTATTCAGTGACAAAAAATTAAGAGATTGTTTTTATTTTCCATTTGGCAGCAATGACCTTACGATGGTCTTGCAGGATAGATTCAGGATGATGTTTGAGGATGCGGAGAAACTGAGAATAAAATGCGGCATTATTACTAAATCGGGCCCTGGCTACGAAGATGCTCAGTCTGATCAAAATAGATCGGGGGGAAACTGGGTAGATTCTGATTCATTATCTGCTGGGGCCCGTCTTTCAAGGCGCGAGGTGTCGAATCTTCTTTTTCCTAAAGTAGAAGAGATCATGCAGGAGGTCTATAAAAAGATAGAACCATTCGCAAGACAGAGAAAAAAGGTACCTTATATACGTGTTGTGGGTGGGCCGTCAAAGATGGATGGATTCATAGAGGCTGTAGAAGAGGTTTTTAACATGCCTATGGAGATGGCCAGGATCTACAATACGAGCGAAATGCAGGATACTACTTTTGCGTGTGCCCTTGGACTGGCTAGATTCGGCGCATCCAAGAGGCTGGAGAAAAAATCCAGCGCTATTTCAAATAATTCTAATTTCGCAGGTAAGATAATATCTAAAATACAATCGCTGTTGTCGGAATATTTTTAA
- the proC gene encoding pyrroline-5-carboxylate reductase gives MIGIIGAGNIGSAIALRMDQKILISDAARARLRALKRRRRILTSASNIDVARRSNIIILAVKPQRIKSVLNEIRPHVKGKLVISIAAGIGTKLIEKILKTARVVRVMPNMPLVAGKGMSAIATGRTASKKDLSTVRKVFSRFGEVVTVKESSMDAVTAVSGSGPAYYFLFTDLLEKAACACGLKKDIARQLAKATFMGAAACASATNTSMQDFVKKVASKGGTTEAALKIFKQKGLDRIIKQAVKAATTRSHQLSR, from the coding sequence ATGATAGGTATAATCGGTGCGGGTAATATTGGAAGCGCAATAGCATTGCGCATGGATCAAAAGATTCTTATAAGTGATGCGGCCAGGGCCAGGCTGCGCGCCTTAAAGCGCCGCAGGCGCATTCTGACGAGCGCGAGCAATATTGATGTGGCCAGGCGGTCAAATATTATTATCCTTGCTGTGAAGCCACAGCGCATAAAAAGTGTGTTGAATGAGATAAGACCGCATGTAAAGGGAAAATTAGTCATCTCAATAGCTGCTGGCATAGGAACAAAACTCATAGAAAAGATCCTGAAGACTGCCAGGGTCGTCAGGGTCATGCCTAACATGCCTTTAGTAGCAGGAAAAGGCATGTCTGCGATCGCGACTGGCAGGACCGCGAGCAAGAAAGACCTTAGCACAGTCCGCAAGGTCTTTTCAAGATTCGGCGAGGTCGTTACTGTCAAGGAATCCTCCATGGACGCAGTTACTGCTGTAAGCGGTAGCGGCCCAGCGTATTATTTCCTATTCACAGACTTGTTGGAAAAGGCCGCGTGCGCGTGCGGCCTAAAGAAAGACATCGCCAGGCAGCTGGCAAAGGCCACCTTCATGGGAGCAGCAGCATGCGCCAGCGCCACTAACACATCCATGCAGGACTTTGTAAAAAAGGTAGCCTCAAAAGGCGGTACAACAGAAGCAGCACTCAAAATATTTAAGCAAAAGGGCTTGGATCGTATTATAAAGCAAGCAGTCAAAGCAGCGACCACCAGGTCCCATCAGCTATCAAGATAA
- the mtnP gene encoding S-methyl-5'-thioadenosine phosphorylase has product MKIGIIGGSGLYQIDGLKNKKEIKVKTPFGEPSDSYIVGTLDGAEVAFLPRHGRGHRILPTELNYRANIYGMKKLGVEQIISISAVGSFKEELKPLDIVLPDQFVDRTNQARKTTFFGSGIAAHISFAEPVCVDLKKTIFNAGKALDLSLHNKGTYLNMEGPAFSTKAESHLYKAWGMDIIGMTNMPEARLSREAEICYATVAFVTDYDCWHDEIVTIDMVIANLTKNVETAKKLIKKVVPELAKTKRDCACKNALKYAIITDKKLIPDRAKKDLDIIIGKYI; this is encoded by the coding sequence ATGAAAATAGGCATTATAGGTGGCAGCGGACTATATCAGATAGATGGATTAAAGAATAAAAAAGAGATCAAGGTAAAAACGCCTTTTGGAGAGCCGTCTGACAGCTATATTGTTGGCACTCTGGACGGGGCAGAGGTTGCGTTTTTGCCAAGGCATGGCAGGGGTCACAGAATATTGCCTACAGAATTAAACTACAGGGCAAACATATACGGCATGAAAAAGCTCGGCGTTGAGCAGATCATATCGATTTCAGCAGTCGGCAGCTTCAAAGAGGAGCTAAAGCCGCTGGACATCGTGCTCCCAGATCAATTCGTTGACAGGACCAATCAGGCGCGCAAGACAACGTTCTTTGGTTCAGGCATAGCCGCTCACATAAGCTTTGCAGAGCCGGTCTGCGTAGATTTAAAGAAAACGATCTTCAATGCAGGCAAGGCCCTGGACCTCTCCCTACATAATAAAGGTACATACCTTAATATGGAGGGCCCAGCGTTCTCCACAAAGGCAGAATCGCACCTTTATAAAGCCTGGGGCATGGACATAATCGGCATGACAAATATGCCTGAGGCAAGGCTTAGCCGCGAGGCAGAGATATGTTATGCAACAGTCGCCTTTGTCACTGACTATGACTGCTGGCACGATGAGATAGTCACCATTGACATGGTGATAGCGAATCTCACCAAGAACGTCGAGACAGCAAAGAAGCTGATAAAGAAAGTCGTGCCCGAGCTTGCGAAAACAAAAAGAGATTGTGCTTGCAAAAACGCTCTGAAGTACGCTATTATAACTGACAAAAAACTAATCCCAGACCGCGCAAAAAAGGACCTGGACATAATAATCGGAAAGTACATATAA